The Citrifermentans bemidjiense Bem genome window below encodes:
- a CDS encoding CheR family methyltransferase, whose protein sequence is MPLQILLISDNASFADYLNHLLGEAGHAVTTLDDPSQGFREVRRQKPELIILAVEPAKIAPLAVEHRVHTPKPRVIPVIVISECLRLEAELLHVFDFIPKPLQIKRLFDDLTSLAQRSAPSCTPHEIDDDLCCEFSKHILSCTGLHFEQRNRAALLRGLAKRMHALRIGSYRQYLAYLKLHGEDRHELQKLLQFLTVGETYFFRYPAHFAALRERFIPPPPVDRPIRIWSAGCSTGEEPYSIAITLMEALPDWRDRDIRIIATDINNRSLKLAREGVYSSWSLRITQGEQIGRYFDRVGQSFLIKDEVKRLVHFCHLNLSGPGRDEMWQDLSALDAIFCRNVLIYFTPQAADQVLRCLAGALKVSGQLFLGHAETLLQQDSGLEIRRQGKTFFYLKTAPRTSQTPQPPPCAKTAPQAIPELPELPAVPAQAAPKAVSPPLPAPLAPPSPAALGVAAARELFDQEEFDRAQELLDRILAEDPSNAAALVLVAFILAGKGELQEALKTCSRALELNDLLPEAYFLKGVILDAEDRLAEAADEYRKALLLEHEFVMPRYHMGRLHLRLGRQAEAAREIRNSIRILARHDGNDTVPFSGGLTRAVCMMQLQNALAQVA, encoded by the coding sequence TTGCCTTTGCAGATTCTCCTCATAAGCGACAACGCTTCTTTTGCGGACTACTTGAACCATCTCCTGGGCGAGGCGGGACATGCGGTGACGACGCTCGACGACCCAAGCCAGGGATTTCGCGAGGTCCGGCGGCAAAAACCGGAGCTGATCATCCTCGCCGTTGAGCCGGCTAAGATTGCGCCTTTGGCGGTCGAGCACCGCGTCCATACGCCGAAACCAAGAGTCATCCCGGTGATAGTGATCTCGGAATGCCTGAGGCTGGAAGCAGAGCTCTTGCACGTATTCGATTTCATTCCCAAGCCACTCCAGATAAAACGTCTTTTCGACGACCTCACCTCCCTTGCGCAGAGAAGCGCGCCGTCGTGCACGCCTCACGAGATCGATGATGATCTTTGCTGCGAATTCTCCAAACACATCCTTAGTTGCACGGGACTCCATTTCGAACAACGCAACCGCGCCGCGCTTTTGCGCGGGCTCGCCAAGCGGATGCACGCCCTGCGCATCGGCAGCTATCGCCAGTACCTGGCCTACCTCAAGCTGCACGGCGAAGACCGCCACGAACTGCAGAAACTGCTGCAGTTCCTCACGGTGGGAGAAACCTACTTTTTCCGCTATCCAGCCCATTTCGCCGCCCTCAGAGAGCGTTTCATCCCGCCCCCCCCCGTAGACCGGCCGATAAGGATCTGGTCGGCCGGATGCTCTACCGGCGAGGAGCCGTATTCGATAGCGATCACCCTGATGGAGGCGCTCCCGGACTGGAGGGACCGCGACATCAGGATCATCGCCACCGACATCAACAACCGTTCGCTCAAGCTGGCCCGCGAGGGGGTTTACTCCTCCTGGTCGCTGCGCATTACTCAGGGGGAGCAGATCGGTCGCTACTTCGACCGGGTCGGGCAGAGCTTCCTGATCAAGGACGAGGTGAAACGGCTGGTCCATTTCTGTCACCTGAACCTATCTGGTCCGGGCCGCGACGAGATGTGGCAGGATCTTTCTGCGCTTGACGCCATTTTCTGCCGCAACGTGCTCATCTACTTCACGCCGCAGGCAGCCGACCAGGTGCTGCGGTGCCTCGCCGGCGCGCTGAAGGTTTCCGGCCAGCTCTTCCTTGGGCACGCCGAGACGCTCTTGCAGCAAGACAGCGGTCTTGAGATACGGCGCCAGGGGAAAACCTTCTTCTACCTTAAAACCGCGCCCCGCACCTCTCAGACGCCCCAGCCCCCGCCCTGCGCGAAAACGGCGCCGCAAGCCATACCGGAACTGCCGGAACTGCCGGCTGTACCGGCACAGGCGGCGCCCAAGGCGGTTTCACCTCCCCTGCCGGCGCCCTTAGCCCCGCCCTCCCCTGCTGCGCTTGGCGTCGCAGCGGCCCGCGAACTCTTCGACCAGGAGGAATTCGACCGGGCACAGGAGCTTTTGGACCGGATACTGGCGGAAGATCCGTCTAACGCCGCTGCGCTGGTGCTGGTTGCCTTCATCCTGGCGGGAAAGGGAGAACTGCAAGAAGCGCTCAAGACCTGCAGCAGAGCCCTGGAACTGAACGACCTACTGCCTGAAGCATACTTTCTCAAAGGGGTAATCCTCGATGCCGAGGACCGCCTGGCCGAGGCGGCCGACGAGTACAGAAAGGCGCTCCTTTTGGAGCACGAGTTCGTCATGCCGCGCTACCACATGGGGAGGCTGCATCTGAGACTGGGGCGCCAGGCGGAGGCGGCGCGCGAGATCAGAAACAGCATCAGGATCCTCGCCCGGCACGACGGCAACGATACCGTCCCCTTCTCGGGCGGCCTTACCCGGGCCGTCTGCATGATGCAACTGCAAAACGCCCTGGCGCAGGTCGCCTGA
- a CDS encoding response regulator, which translates to MAKTILIIDDSEVVLTMAMDALVQAGYEVLTATNGIEANRFIFSKKRPDLIIMDIMMPMLDGNKKAKLLKENEVSKDIPILLLSSKSENEMRELAAEAGANGYILKPFSAEELTAKVKKSLEG; encoded by the coding sequence GTGGCAAAAACGATACTGATCATTGACGACAGCGAGGTGGTCCTGACCATGGCCATGGACGCGCTGGTTCAGGCAGGATACGAGGTGCTCACCGCCACCAACGGCATCGAAGCGAACCGCTTCATCTTCTCGAAAAAGAGGCCGGACCTGATCATCATGGACATCATGATGCCGATGCTGGACGGCAACAAAAAGGCGAAGCTGCTCAAGGAGAACGAGGTAAGCAAGGACATCCCGATCCTGCTTCTTTCTTCCAAAAGCGAAAACGAGATGCGCGAGTTGGCGGCCGAGGCTGGGGCGAACGGCTACATCCTCAAGCCTTTCAGCGCAGAAGAGCTTACCGCGAAGGTGAAGAAGTCCCTGGAAGGGTGA
- a CDS encoding sensor histidine kinase — protein MAASLELRELENLALQEELLKAMKLEVQEEKKLVMARLIQTNKMTSLGLLLSSMAHEINNPNASIRFSGYMIGKVWSDAVPLLDRVREEEGDFYLGGVPFEKARHAMTDNAGKIVENSERIARVVQGLRDYGVGGDAHLHQKLELNAAVSAALSVLACQIKKDVQLKTSLGTGIPVIPGSQSQIEQVLINLILNAMQALDDGEGEVHLTTRHDADNGEVVVEVSDNGVGIKPETMERLFEPFYSTKLDRGGSGLGLYISQYIVVEHGGRLQLTSAPGKGTMARVVLPTAHAASVRGMVSAQDGQHAADALHQVG, from the coding sequence ATGGCCGCCTCCTTAGAGCTGCGCGAGCTTGAGAACCTCGCCTTGCAGGAAGAGCTCCTGAAGGCGATGAAGCTCGAGGTGCAGGAAGAGAAAAAACTGGTCATGGCACGGCTGATCCAGACCAACAAGATGACCTCGCTGGGGTTGCTTCTCTCCAGCATGGCCCATGAGATCAACAACCCCAACGCCTCGATCCGCTTCTCCGGTTACATGATCGGGAAGGTGTGGAGCGATGCGGTGCCGCTTTTAGACCGCGTCCGTGAGGAGGAGGGGGATTTTTACCTGGGAGGAGTCCCCTTCGAGAAGGCGCGCCACGCGATGACTGACAACGCCGGAAAGATCGTGGAGAATTCGGAGAGGATCGCGCGGGTGGTGCAGGGGCTCAGGGACTACGGGGTGGGGGGCGACGCACATCTGCACCAGAAACTGGAGCTGAACGCCGCGGTGTCTGCGGCCTTGTCGGTGCTCGCCTGCCAGATCAAGAAGGACGTGCAGTTGAAGACCTCCCTTGGCACCGGGATCCCGGTGATTCCCGGAAGCCAGTCGCAGATCGAGCAGGTGCTCATCAACCTGATCCTGAACGCCATGCAGGCGCTTGACGACGGGGAGGGGGAGGTGCATCTGACCACCCGCCATGATGCCGATAACGGCGAGGTGGTGGTGGAAGTCAGTGACAACGGTGTCGGCATCAAGCCGGAAACCATGGAGCGCCTATTCGAACCTTTCTACTCGACCAAGCTGGACCGGGGGGGGAGCGGCCTGGGGCTCTACATCTCGCAATACATCGTCGTCGAACACGGCGGCCGGTTGCAGCTTACCTCTGCTCCGGGGAAGGGGACCATGGCCCGCGTGGTGCTCCCGACCGCGCATGCTGCCTCAGTGCGCGGCATGGTTTCCGCCCAGGACGGTCAGCATGCCGCCGATGCGCTCCATCAGGTCGGTTAA
- a CDS encoding hybrid sensor histidine kinase/response regulator, which yields MGSRYLEIFCREAEEHLASLQSGLLVLERNPERSSLLHELLRNAHTLKGSARMVGLSDISAITHTMEEQLKGMERGERQVDADAIDLLLKGADAVALITSALLRGEVPDLDVERFVAEYDRGELTRPAPSETREAAAEQQSETVRANVKTLDHLVNLIGEMIINKKRLEAKLLTLKEIAASLPADQAQSLTLFRRDLEEDVLYQDYLIQELHEKAMALRMLPLRSISDGFERLVRDLAQQLGKEVRLQITGHGIEMDRVLLEGLKPMLIHLLTNAVCHGIESPHERTAAGKPREGVVSLSARHEGRSVIVEVADDGKGMDPARIKAAALAKGVIDPREAEAMGDEEALYLTFWPGFSTAEIVTDISGRGVGMDVVKRNIERVKGNITLTSEKGSFSRVTLQLPLTLSVIEALLIQCGGEDFAVPLNYVQEILKVRPEEISVLGAGEVIKVRGVTTPLYSLAAMLELPRQTKSCATLAVIVLKLADQRMACLVDAHLGSSEVVVKGLGKQFRNVRFLFGATIMGDGNPALILNVPDLFSAAANDGRRATRSGAELDEERRFKVLVVDDSITTRTMEQSILLTQGYDVVTAVSGEDALQKCADEDFDLIISDVEMPGINGFELTRALRESERYREIPIIIVSSLSRDEDKRQALQSGAQAYIVKGAFDQGMLLETVQMLIG from the coding sequence ATGGGAAGCCGCTACCTCGAGATCTTCTGCCGCGAGGCCGAAGAGCATCTTGCCTCGCTGCAAAGCGGGCTCCTGGTCCTGGAAAGGAACCCGGAGCGGAGCTCGCTTTTGCACGAGCTCTTGAGGAACGCGCACACCCTGAAGGGATCGGCGCGCATGGTGGGGCTATCCGACATAAGCGCCATCACCCACACCATGGAGGAGCAGCTGAAGGGGATGGAGCGGGGGGAGCGGCAGGTTGACGCAGACGCCATCGACCTGCTTTTGAAAGGCGCCGATGCCGTGGCGCTGATCACCTCGGCGCTTTTGCGCGGGGAGGTCCCGGACCTCGACGTGGAGCGCTTCGTGGCCGAGTATGACCGCGGCGAGCTTACCCGCCCGGCGCCCTCCGAAACCCGCGAGGCCGCGGCCGAACAGCAAAGCGAGACGGTGCGCGCCAACGTCAAGACCCTCGACCACCTGGTGAACCTGATCGGCGAGATGATCATCAACAAAAAGCGGCTGGAGGCGAAGCTCTTAACGCTCAAGGAGATCGCCGCCTCGCTTCCCGCCGACCAGGCTCAGTCCCTCACCCTGTTTCGCCGCGACCTTGAGGAGGACGTCCTCTACCAGGACTACCTGATCCAGGAGCTGCACGAAAAGGCGATGGCGCTCAGGATGCTCCCCTTGAGAAGCATCTCCGACGGCTTCGAGCGGCTGGTGCGCGATCTGGCCCAGCAGTTGGGTAAGGAGGTCCGGCTCCAGATCACCGGGCACGGCATCGAGATGGACCGGGTGCTTTTGGAGGGGCTCAAGCCGATGCTGATCCACCTCCTTACCAACGCCGTCTGCCATGGCATCGAGTCCCCGCACGAGCGTACCGCGGCCGGCAAGCCGCGCGAGGGGGTGGTATCGCTTTCGGCGCGCCACGAGGGGCGCTCGGTCATCGTCGAGGTCGCCGACGACGGCAAGGGGATGGACCCGGCCAGGATCAAGGCGGCGGCCCTGGCGAAGGGGGTCATCGACCCCCGGGAAGCGGAGGCGATGGGCGACGAGGAGGCCCTCTACCTCACCTTCTGGCCCGGCTTCTCCACCGCCGAGATCGTCACCGACATCTCGGGGCGCGGCGTCGGCATGGACGTGGTGAAGCGGAACATCGAACGGGTCAAGGGGAACATCACCCTGACCAGCGAGAAAGGGAGCTTCTCGCGCGTCACCCTGCAGCTGCCGCTCACCCTCTCGGTGATCGAGGCGCTCCTGATCCAGTGCGGCGGAGAGGACTTCGCGGTTCCCCTCAACTACGTACAGGAGATCCTCAAGGTGCGCCCTGAGGAGATCTCGGTGTTGGGAGCGGGCGAGGTGATCAAGGTGCGGGGGGTTACCACTCCCCTTTACAGCCTCGCCGCGATGCTGGAATTGCCGCGGCAGACAAAATCCTGCGCGACGCTGGCGGTCATCGTGCTGAAGCTGGCCGACCAGCGCATGGCCTGCCTCGTGGACGCGCACCTGGGAAGCTCGGAGGTCGTGGTCAAGGGGCTGGGGAAGCAGTTTCGCAACGTCAGGTTCCTGTTCGGCGCCACCATCATGGGGGACGGCAACCCCGCCCTGATCCTGAACGTCCCCGACCTCTTCTCGGCAGCGGCAAACGACGGGCGGAGAGCGACCCGCAGCGGCGCGGAACTGGACGAGGAGCGGCGTTTCAAGGTGCTCGTGGTGGACGACTCCATCACAACCCGGACCATGGAGCAGAGCATCCTCCTCACCCAGGGGTATGACGTGGTGACGGCCGTCTCCGGTGAGGACGCCTTGCAAAAGTGCGCGGATGAGGATTTCGACCTGATCATCTCCGACGTGGAGATGCCGGGTATCAACGGCTTCGAGCTGACACGGGCCCTCAGGGAGTCGGAGCGCTACCGGGAGATCCCGATAATCATCGTCTCGTCGCTGTCGCGCGACGAGGACAAGAGGCAGGCGCTGCAGTCAGGCGCGCAGGCGTACATCGTAAAAGGTGCCTTCGACCAGGGGATGCTCCTGGAGACGGTGCAGATGCTGATCGGCTGA
- the cheB gene encoding chemotaxis-specific protein-glutamate methyltransferase CheB — MTIRIVLADDSALVRQILKDILQGEEDIQLAGEACDGKEACELTFRLKPDLVLMDIRMPVMDGLEAIEEIMAQAPTPVLVLSGAVEASEVDRAFTAIKRGALDVMEKPELGSAEALEEFSCHLLQKVRLLARIRVIRHPRRKLRLPVSLEVPSLGPGHDILAIGASTGGPKAVMTLLKSLPAGFPATVFVVQHIAAGFAPGFASWLNRECALPVKIAVDGGRYLPGEAVIAPDGRHMTLCDGKIRLDSDPAVNCCRPSIDVFFNSLARARCDRVVSILLTGMGRDGALGMLRIKEAGGTTIVQDEPSCAVFGMPKAAISLHAVDQVLPLDLMPGAIAKLFGVAAGNEAPRPTTSVQIKEATCGKNDTDH; from the coding sequence ATGACCATAAGGATTGTGCTGGCGGACGACTCGGCTTTGGTGCGCCAGATCCTGAAGGACATACTGCAGGGGGAGGAGGATATCCAGCTGGCCGGCGAGGCCTGCGACGGCAAGGAGGCGTGCGAGCTGACCTTCCGGCTCAAGCCCGACCTGGTGCTCATGGACATCCGCATGCCGGTCATGGACGGCCTTGAGGCGATCGAGGAGATCATGGCGCAGGCCCCGACCCCGGTACTGGTCCTTTCCGGCGCGGTGGAGGCAAGCGAGGTGGACCGTGCCTTCACCGCCATCAAGCGCGGCGCGCTCGACGTGATGGAAAAGCCGGAACTGGGGAGCGCAGAAGCGCTGGAGGAGTTCAGCTGCCACCTGCTGCAGAAAGTGCGGCTTTTGGCGCGCATCAGGGTCATCAGGCACCCGCGCCGCAAGCTGAGGCTCCCCGTCTCCCTGGAAGTCCCCTCTTTAGGGCCGGGTCACGACATCCTGGCGATCGGGGCCTCGACCGGCGGACCGAAGGCCGTGATGACCCTTTTGAAGAGCCTCCCCGCCGGTTTTCCGGCAACCGTCTTCGTGGTGCAGCATATAGCAGCGGGCTTCGCCCCGGGCTTCGCCTCATGGCTCAACCGCGAATGCGCCCTGCCGGTCAAGATCGCCGTGGACGGCGGGAGATATCTCCCGGGCGAGGCGGTCATCGCGCCGGACGGCAGGCACATGACGCTTTGCGACGGGAAGATCAGGCTCGACAGCGACCCCGCGGTCAACTGCTGCCGGCCTTCCATCGACGTCTTCTTCAATTCCCTGGCCCGGGCGCGCTGCGACCGTGTGGTAAGCATCCTCTTGACCGGGATGGGGCGCGACGGCGCCCTCGGGATGCTCCGGATCAAGGAAGCCGGAGGCACCACCATCGTGCAGGACGAGCCGAGCTGCGCCGTTTTCGGTATGCCGAAAGCTGCCATCTCCCTTCACGCAGTGGACCAGGTGCTCCCCCTGGATCTCATGCCGGGGGCGATCGCGAAGCTTTTCGGCGTTGCGGCCGGCAACGAAGCACCACGACCAACAACCTCAGTGCAGATAAAGGAGGCAACTTGTGGCAAAAACGATACTGATCATTGA
- a CDS encoding methyl-accepting chemotaxis protein, which produces MSNKLSVKIVSVLIMVMIVIMTAFSVYFVRSRRQNMEEELLSKGRILAQTGGKSMERILAEAIANRKLTMEQLFDERYVPIPNTEPQKYHTKYDRFLDEAVQALEDEFLKDDQIVFAAVVDRNGYLPTHNSKFSAPLTGDRERDKNANRTKRLFQDEVGLAAARSLAPFLKQVYQRDTGEKMWDLSVPVNVQGKHWGAFRIGFSMQKTEQKGAELRNEIVLSMLVMLIACSVTILLVVSRAVRPLAKLTAAAHRITGGELDETIPVESNDEIGTLAEAFNTMTTVIVRDLKEEIGRSGRLIASVKEAVIQLSSAANEMMAISAQQASGSTQQASAVQEVTTTSEEIAITAKMITANARSVETVAEDTTSNCNNGRGDVTNAIEGMGRVRSQVESIARSMLELGDNSQKIGGIVEIIDEISDQTNLLALNAAIEAAGAGEAGKRFAIVAHEVKRLADRTVEATRQIKGLISEIQSATNNTIMVTEEGTKAVDYASSLVDKVQLSFASIVGTAQETARTAKEISLSTQQQTSACEQMAETMSEVRDVAQQVAMSATETERAIAEILELAERLKEITEEEA; this is translated from the coding sequence ATGTCCAACAAGCTATCGGTAAAGATCGTCAGCGTCCTGATCATGGTCATGATCGTCATCATGACCGCCTTCTCGGTGTACTTCGTCCGCTCGCGCAGGCAGAACATGGAGGAGGAGCTCCTCTCCAAGGGGCGGATCCTGGCACAGACGGGGGGCAAGTCCATGGAGCGCATCCTGGCCGAGGCGATAGCCAACCGGAAGCTCACCATGGAACAGCTCTTCGACGAGCGCTACGTCCCGATCCCCAACACCGAGCCGCAGAAGTACCACACCAAGTACGACAGGTTTCTGGACGAGGCGGTCCAGGCCCTGGAGGATGAATTCCTCAAGGACGACCAGATCGTCTTCGCCGCCGTCGTGGACCGAAACGGCTACCTTCCGACCCACAACAGCAAGTTTTCCGCGCCGCTCACCGGCGACCGGGAGCGGGACAAGAACGCCAACCGGACCAAGCGCCTGTTCCAGGACGAAGTGGGGCTTGCCGCGGCAAGGAGCCTCGCCCCCTTCCTGAAGCAGGTATACCAGCGCGACACCGGCGAGAAGATGTGGGATCTGTCGGTACCGGTAAACGTCCAGGGGAAACACTGGGGGGCCTTCAGGATCGGCTTCTCGATGCAGAAGACAGAGCAAAAAGGGGCGGAGCTCAGAAACGAGATCGTGCTCAGCATGCTGGTCATGCTGATCGCCTGCTCGGTCACCATCCTCCTCGTGGTGAGCCGCGCGGTGAGGCCTTTGGCCAAACTGACCGCGGCCGCCCACCGCATCACCGGCGGGGAGTTGGACGAGACCATCCCCGTGGAGAGCAACGACGAGATCGGGACGCTGGCCGAGGCCTTCAACACCATGACCACGGTGATCGTGCGCGACCTGAAGGAAGAGATCGGCCGCAGCGGGCGCCTGATCGCGTCGGTGAAAGAGGCGGTGATCCAGCTTTCCAGCGCGGCCAACGAGATGATGGCGATCTCGGCGCAGCAGGCCTCGGGGTCGACCCAGCAGGCAAGCGCGGTCCAGGAGGTGACCACCACCTCGGAGGAGATCGCCATCACCGCCAAGATGATCACGGCCAACGCGCGGAGCGTCGAGACCGTGGCCGAGGACACCACCAGCAACTGCAACAACGGCCGCGGGGACGTGACCAACGCCATCGAGGGGATGGGGCGGGTCCGCAGCCAGGTAGAGAGTATCGCCCGCAGCATGCTGGAATTGGGAGACAACAGCCAGAAGATCGGCGGCATCGTGGAGATCATCGACGAGATCAGCGACCAGACGAACCTTTTGGCCTTGAACGCAGCCATCGAGGCCGCAGGGGCCGGGGAGGCGGGCAAGCGCTTCGCCATCGTGGCGCACGAGGTGAAAAGGCTCGCCGACCGCACCGTCGAGGCGACCCGGCAGATCAAGGGGCTGATCAGCGAGATCCAGAGCGCCACCAACAACACCATCATGGTGACCGAGGAAGGGACCAAGGCGGTCGACTACGCCTCCAGCCTCGTGGACAAGGTGCAGCTCTCCTTCGCCTCCATTGTGGGAACGGCACAGGAAACGGCGCGTACCGCCAAGGAGATTTCGCTCTCGACGCAGCAGCAGACCTCGGCCTGCGAACAGATGGCCGAGACCATGAGCGAGGTGCGCGACGTGGCGCAGCAGGTCGCCATGTCTGCGACAGAAACCGAACGGGCCATCGCCGAAATCCTGGAACTTGCCGAAAGGCTCAAGGAGATCACGGAGGAAGAGGCGTAG
- a CDS encoding ABC transporter substrate-binding protein, which produces MQFLRFLLLALLLLIPLPAFGYDVLVLQSLHEKGYEEAVNGFKRECRASMRRVVLSEYAEADVTRITREEHPKLIVAVGDRALALAQKQNSTPVLYMMALNPKPRRWSTGVSMLLDPSRYLSVFEALGTQKVGVVYDPSRSGAYLKRAQALAARTRVDLVLREVRAAKETPRMLQSLRGKVDALWMLPDATAVSPGATEAYFLFSQGERVPVVTFADVYLTMGGAVALTIDRFDIGRQLGEMAQSVLEGKPVEEIPPEHPRRAITKSNDGVVRQLKLSSVTGR; this is translated from the coding sequence ATGCAATTTCTGAGATTCCTCTTGCTCGCCTTGCTGTTGTTGATCCCGCTTCCCGCATTTGGCTACGACGTACTGGTGTTGCAGTCCCTGCACGAGAAGGGGTACGAAGAGGCCGTGAACGGCTTCAAGCGCGAGTGCCGTGCCAGCATGAGAAGGGTGGTCCTCTCTGAATATGCCGAGGCCGACGTGACCCGCATCACGCGCGAGGAACACCCCAAGCTGATCGTAGCGGTAGGCGACCGCGCCCTCGCTCTCGCCCAGAAGCAGAACAGCACGCCGGTTTTGTACATGATGGCCTTGAATCCCAAGCCGCGCAGATGGTCCACCGGCGTCAGCATGCTGCTCGACCCGTCCCGGTACCTCTCCGTCTTCGAGGCGTTGGGTACCCAGAAGGTGGGTGTGGTTTACGACCCTTCCCGCAGCGGTGCGTACCTGAAGCGCGCCCAGGCGTTGGCAGCCCGCACCCGGGTCGATCTCGTGCTGCGCGAGGTGCGCGCGGCCAAGGAGACCCCGAGGATGCTGCAGTCGTTGCGGGGGAAGGTGGACGCGCTCTGGATGCTCCCGGACGCTACGGCTGTCTCACCGGGCGCTACTGAAGCCTACTTCCTCTTCTCGCAGGGGGAGCGGGTGCCGGTGGTGACCTTCGCCGACGTCTACCTCACCATGGGGGGAGCGGTGGCGCTCACCATCGACCGTTTCGACATCGGCAGACAGCTGGGGGAAATGGCTCAGAGCGTTCTGGAGGGGAAGCCGGTCGAGGAGATCCCGCCCGAGCACCCGCGCCGGGCGATCACTAAGTCCAACGACGGTGTGGTGCGCCAACTGAAGCTCTCCAGCGTGACCGGCCGATGA
- a CDS encoding chemotaxis protein CheW yields the protein MTGKEEAYDIRSILGQMRDEYWQALSEEEVQAREVLECLVFTLGGERFAFETQHACEVIRVPKLIRVPAVQTLIAGIFNLRGEITAAMDIRPMLGLAQPEIGAAGRIVVVKSDRFATGILIEAAHGVQGLCCDGFEPAMAGGAKRFVRGHFNEQDGSIILLDMEALLAAPEIVVGEG from the coding sequence ATGACGGGAAAAGAGGAAGCCTACGACATCCGCAGCATCCTGGGACAGATGCGGGATGAGTACTGGCAGGCGCTTTCCGAAGAGGAGGTGCAGGCCAGGGAAGTGCTGGAGTGCCTGGTCTTTACTTTGGGGGGCGAGCGCTTCGCCTTCGAGACGCAGCATGCCTGCGAGGTGATCCGGGTACCGAAGCTGATCCGGGTGCCCGCGGTGCAGACGCTTATCGCCGGAATCTTCAACCTGCGCGGCGAGATCACCGCCGCCATGGACATCCGCCCGATGCTGGGGCTCGCCCAGCCCGAGATCGGCGCCGCCGGAAGGATAGTGGTGGTCAAAAGCGACCGGTTCGCCACCGGCATCCTCATCGAGGCCGCACACGGGGTGCAGGGGCTTTGCTGCGACGGTTTCGAGCCTGCCATGGCGGGAGGGGCGAAGCGTTTCGTCAGGGGGCACTTCAACGAGCAGGACGGCTCCATCATCCTTTTAGACATGGAGGCGCTCCTCGCCGCGCCGGAGATCGTGGTGGGCGAGGGATAA